From Ailuropoda melanoleuca isolate Jingjing chromosome 8, ASM200744v2, whole genome shotgun sequence, a single genomic window includes:
- the SHC1 gene encoding SHC-transforming protein 1 isoform X2: MDLLPPKPKYNPLRNESLSSLEEGASGSTPPEELPSPSASSLGPILPPLPGDDSPTTLCSFFPRMSNLKLANPAGGRPGPKGEPGRAAEDGEGIVGAAMPDSGPLPLLQDMNKLSGGGGRRTRVEGGQLGGEEWTRHGSFVNKPTRGWLHPNDKVMGPGVSYLVRYMGCVEVLQSMRALDFNTRTQVTREAISLVCEAVPGAKGATRRRKPCSRPLSSILGRSNLKFAGMPITLTVSTSSLNLMAADCKQIIANHHMQSISFASGGDPDTAEYVAYVAKDPVNQRACHILECPEGLAQDVISTIGQAFELRFKQYLRNPPKLVTPHDRMAGFDGSAWDEEEEEPPDHQYYNDFPGKEPPLGGVVDMRLREGAPLGAARSTPPGVQSPSHLGATLPVGQPVGGDPEIRKQKPPPPPCPGKEFFDDPSYVNVQNLDKARQAGGGAGPPNPAINGSAPRDLFDMKPFEDALRVPPTTQAVAMAEQLRGEPWFHGKLSRREAEALLQLNGDFLVRESTTTPGQYVLTGLQSGQPKHLLLVDPEGVVRTKDHRFESVSHLISYHVDNHLPIISAGSELCLQQPVERKL, translated from the exons ATGGATCTCCTGCCCCCCAAGCCCAAGTACAACCCACTTCGGAATGAGTCTCTGTCATCGCTGGAGGAGGGGGCTTCAGGGTCCACCCCACCGGAGGAGCTGCCTTCCCCATCAGCCTCGTCCCTGGGGCCCATCCTGCCACCTCTGCCTGGGGATGATAGTCCCACTACCCTGTGCTCCTTCTTCCCCCGGATGAGCAACCTGAAACTGGCCAACCCAGCCGGGGGGCGCCCGGGGCCAAAGGGGGAGCCAGGAAGGGCAGcggaggatggggaggggatcGTAGGGGCGGCCATGCCAGACTcaggccccctgcccctcctccaggacATGAACAAGCTGAGTGGAGGCGGCGGGCGCAGGACTCGGGTGGAAGGGGGCCAGCTGGGGGGCGAGGAGTGGACCCGCCACGGGAGCTTTGTCAATAAGCCCACGCGGGGCTGGCTGCATCCCAACGACAAAGTCATGGGACCCGGGGTTTCCTACCTGGTTCGG TACATGGGCTGTGTGGAGGTCCTGCAGTCAATGCGTGCCTTGGACTTCAACACCCGCACCCAGGTCACCAG GGAGGCCATCAGTCTGGTGTGTGAGGCTGTGCCCGGTGCCAAGGGGGCAACAAGGAGGAGAAAG CCCTGTAGCCGCCCGCTCAGTTCCATCCTGGGGAGGAGTAACCTGAAATTTGCCGGGATGCCCATCACTCTCACCGTCTCCACCAGCAGCCTCAACCTCATGGCCGCAGACTGCAAACAG ATCATCGCCAACCACCACATGCAGTCTATCTCGTTTGCGTCCGGTGGAGACCCG GACACAGCCGAGTACGTCGCCTATGTTGCCAAAGACCCGGTGAATCAGAGAG CCTGTCACATCCTGGAGTGTCCCGAAGGGCTCGCTCAGGATGTCATCAGCACCATCGGCCAGGCCTTCGAGTTGCGCTTCAAACAATACCTCAGGAACCCGCCCAAGCTGGTCACCCCTCACGACAG GATGGCCGGTTTTGACGGCTCAGCttgggatgaggaggaggaagagccacCTGACCACCAGTACTATAATGATTTCCCGGGGAAGGAACCTCCTCTTGGGGGAGTGGTGGACATGAGGCTTCGGGAAGGAGCCCCCCTGGGGGCTGCTCGGTCCACTCCACCTGGTGTCCAGTCCCCCAGCCACCTGGGAGCAACGCTG CCTGTGGGGCAGCCTGTCGGGGGAGACCCAGAAATTCGCAAACAGAAGCCACCTCCACCACCCTGCCCAG GTAAAGAGTTCTTTGATGATCCTTCCTATGTCAACGTCCAGAACCTAGACAAGGCCCGGcaagcaggaggtggggctgggccccCCAATCCTGCCATCAATGGCAGTGCGCCCAGAGACCTCTTTGACATGA AGCCCTTTGAAGATGCCCTTCGGGTGCCTCCAACTACCCAGGCCGTGGCCATGGCTGAGCAGCTCCGAGGGGAGCCCTGGTTCCACGGGAAGCTGAGCCGGCGGGAGGCTGAAGCACTGCTGCAGCTCAACGGGGACTTCCTGGTGCGGGAGAGCACGACCACCCCGGGCCAGTACGTGCTCACCGGCTTGCAGAGTGGGCAGCCCAAGCACCTGCTGCTGGTGGACCCTGAGGGCGTG GTTCGGACAAAGGATCACCGCTTTGAGAGTGTCAGCCACCTCATCAGCTACCATGTGGACAATCACTTGCCCATCATCTCTGCAGGCAGTGAACTATGTCTACAGCAGCCCGTTGAGCGGAAGCTGTGA
- the SHC1 gene encoding SHC-transforming protein 1 isoform X1, protein MDLLPPKPKYNPLRNESLSSLEEGASGSTPPEELPSPSASSLGPILPPLPGDDSPTTLCSFFPRMSNLKLANPAGGRPGPKGEPGRAAEDGEGIVGAAMPDSGPLPLLQDMNKLSGGGGRRTRVEGGQLGGEEWTRHGSFVNKPTRGWLHPNDKVMGPGVSYLVRYMGCVEVLQSMRALDFNTRTQVTREAISLVCEAVPGAKGATRRRKPCSRPLSSILGRSNLKFAGMPITLTVSTSSLNLMAADCKQIIANHHMQSISFASGGDPDTAEYVAYVAKDPVNQRACHILECPEGLAQDVISTIGQAFELRFKQYLRNPPKLVTPHDRMAGFDGSAWDEEEEEPPDHQYYNDFPGKEPPLGGVVDMRLREGAPLGAARSTPPGVQSPSHLGATLPVGQPVGGDPEIRKQKPPPPPCPAGKEFFDDPSYVNVQNLDKARQAGGGAGPPNPAINGSAPRDLFDMKPFEDALRVPPTTQAVAMAEQLRGEPWFHGKLSRREAEALLQLNGDFLVRESTTTPGQYVLTGLQSGQPKHLLLVDPEGVVRTKDHRFESVSHLISYHVDNHLPIISAGSELCLQQPVERKL, encoded by the exons ATGGATCTCCTGCCCCCCAAGCCCAAGTACAACCCACTTCGGAATGAGTCTCTGTCATCGCTGGAGGAGGGGGCTTCAGGGTCCACCCCACCGGAGGAGCTGCCTTCCCCATCAGCCTCGTCCCTGGGGCCCATCCTGCCACCTCTGCCTGGGGATGATAGTCCCACTACCCTGTGCTCCTTCTTCCCCCGGATGAGCAACCTGAAACTGGCCAACCCAGCCGGGGGGCGCCCGGGGCCAAAGGGGGAGCCAGGAAGGGCAGcggaggatggggaggggatcGTAGGGGCGGCCATGCCAGACTcaggccccctgcccctcctccaggacATGAACAAGCTGAGTGGAGGCGGCGGGCGCAGGACTCGGGTGGAAGGGGGCCAGCTGGGGGGCGAGGAGTGGACCCGCCACGGGAGCTTTGTCAATAAGCCCACGCGGGGCTGGCTGCATCCCAACGACAAAGTCATGGGACCCGGGGTTTCCTACCTGGTTCGG TACATGGGCTGTGTGGAGGTCCTGCAGTCAATGCGTGCCTTGGACTTCAACACCCGCACCCAGGTCACCAG GGAGGCCATCAGTCTGGTGTGTGAGGCTGTGCCCGGTGCCAAGGGGGCAACAAGGAGGAGAAAG CCCTGTAGCCGCCCGCTCAGTTCCATCCTGGGGAGGAGTAACCTGAAATTTGCCGGGATGCCCATCACTCTCACCGTCTCCACCAGCAGCCTCAACCTCATGGCCGCAGACTGCAAACAG ATCATCGCCAACCACCACATGCAGTCTATCTCGTTTGCGTCCGGTGGAGACCCG GACACAGCCGAGTACGTCGCCTATGTTGCCAAAGACCCGGTGAATCAGAGAG CCTGTCACATCCTGGAGTGTCCCGAAGGGCTCGCTCAGGATGTCATCAGCACCATCGGCCAGGCCTTCGAGTTGCGCTTCAAACAATACCTCAGGAACCCGCCCAAGCTGGTCACCCCTCACGACAG GATGGCCGGTTTTGACGGCTCAGCttgggatgaggaggaggaagagccacCTGACCACCAGTACTATAATGATTTCCCGGGGAAGGAACCTCCTCTTGGGGGAGTGGTGGACATGAGGCTTCGGGAAGGAGCCCCCCTGGGGGCTGCTCGGTCCACTCCACCTGGTGTCCAGTCCCCCAGCCACCTGGGAGCAACGCTG CCTGTGGGGCAGCCTGTCGGGGGAGACCCAGAAATTCGCAAACAGAAGCCACCTCCACCACCCTGCCCAG CAGGTAAAGAGTTCTTTGATGATCCTTCCTATGTCAACGTCCAGAACCTAGACAAGGCCCGGcaagcaggaggtggggctgggccccCCAATCCTGCCATCAATGGCAGTGCGCCCAGAGACCTCTTTGACATGA AGCCCTTTGAAGATGCCCTTCGGGTGCCTCCAACTACCCAGGCCGTGGCCATGGCTGAGCAGCTCCGAGGGGAGCCCTGGTTCCACGGGAAGCTGAGCCGGCGGGAGGCTGAAGCACTGCTGCAGCTCAACGGGGACTTCCTGGTGCGGGAGAGCACGACCACCCCGGGCCAGTACGTGCTCACCGGCTTGCAGAGTGGGCAGCCCAAGCACCTGCTGCTGGTGGACCCTGAGGGCGTG GTTCGGACAAAGGATCACCGCTTTGAGAGTGTCAGCCACCTCATCAGCTACCATGTGGACAATCACTTGCCCATCATCTCTGCAGGCAGTGAACTATGTCTACAGCAGCCCGTTGAGCGGAAGCTGTGA
- the SHC1 gene encoding SHC-transforming protein 1 isoform X3: MNKLSGGGGRRTRVEGGQLGGEEWTRHGSFVNKPTRGWLHPNDKVMGPGVSYLVRYMGCVEVLQSMRALDFNTRTQVTREAISLVCEAVPGAKGATRRRKPCSRPLSSILGRSNLKFAGMPITLTVSTSSLNLMAADCKQIIANHHMQSISFASGGDPDTAEYVAYVAKDPVNQRACHILECPEGLAQDVISTIGQAFELRFKQYLRNPPKLVTPHDRMAGFDGSAWDEEEEEPPDHQYYNDFPGKEPPLGGVVDMRLREGAPLGAARSTPPGVQSPSHLGATLPVGQPVGGDPEIRKQKPPPPPCPAGKEFFDDPSYVNVQNLDKARQAGGGAGPPNPAINGSAPRDLFDMKPFEDALRVPPTTQAVAMAEQLRGEPWFHGKLSRREAEALLQLNGDFLVRESTTTPGQYVLTGLQSGQPKHLLLVDPEGVVRTKDHRFESVSHLISYHVDNHLPIISAGSELCLQQPVERKL, translated from the exons ATGAACAAGCTGAGTGGAGGCGGCGGGCGCAGGACTCGGGTGGAAGGGGGCCAGCTGGGGGGCGAGGAGTGGACCCGCCACGGGAGCTTTGTCAATAAGCCCACGCGGGGCTGGCTGCATCCCAACGACAAAGTCATGGGACCCGGGGTTTCCTACCTGGTTCGG TACATGGGCTGTGTGGAGGTCCTGCAGTCAATGCGTGCCTTGGACTTCAACACCCGCACCCAGGTCACCAG GGAGGCCATCAGTCTGGTGTGTGAGGCTGTGCCCGGTGCCAAGGGGGCAACAAGGAGGAGAAAG CCCTGTAGCCGCCCGCTCAGTTCCATCCTGGGGAGGAGTAACCTGAAATTTGCCGGGATGCCCATCACTCTCACCGTCTCCACCAGCAGCCTCAACCTCATGGCCGCAGACTGCAAACAG ATCATCGCCAACCACCACATGCAGTCTATCTCGTTTGCGTCCGGTGGAGACCCG GACACAGCCGAGTACGTCGCCTATGTTGCCAAAGACCCGGTGAATCAGAGAG CCTGTCACATCCTGGAGTGTCCCGAAGGGCTCGCTCAGGATGTCATCAGCACCATCGGCCAGGCCTTCGAGTTGCGCTTCAAACAATACCTCAGGAACCCGCCCAAGCTGGTCACCCCTCACGACAG GATGGCCGGTTTTGACGGCTCAGCttgggatgaggaggaggaagagccacCTGACCACCAGTACTATAATGATTTCCCGGGGAAGGAACCTCCTCTTGGGGGAGTGGTGGACATGAGGCTTCGGGAAGGAGCCCCCCTGGGGGCTGCTCGGTCCACTCCACCTGGTGTCCAGTCCCCCAGCCACCTGGGAGCAACGCTG CCTGTGGGGCAGCCTGTCGGGGGAGACCCAGAAATTCGCAAACAGAAGCCACCTCCACCACCCTGCCCAG CAGGTAAAGAGTTCTTTGATGATCCTTCCTATGTCAACGTCCAGAACCTAGACAAGGCCCGGcaagcaggaggtggggctgggccccCCAATCCTGCCATCAATGGCAGTGCGCCCAGAGACCTCTTTGACATGA AGCCCTTTGAAGATGCCCTTCGGGTGCCTCCAACTACCCAGGCCGTGGCCATGGCTGAGCAGCTCCGAGGGGAGCCCTGGTTCCACGGGAAGCTGAGCCGGCGGGAGGCTGAAGCACTGCTGCAGCTCAACGGGGACTTCCTGGTGCGGGAGAGCACGACCACCCCGGGCCAGTACGTGCTCACCGGCTTGCAGAGTGGGCAGCCCAAGCACCTGCTGCTGGTGGACCCTGAGGGCGTG GTTCGGACAAAGGATCACCGCTTTGAGAGTGTCAGCCACCTCATCAGCTACCATGTGGACAATCACTTGCCCATCATCTCTGCAGGCAGTGAACTATGTCTACAGCAGCCCGTTGAGCGGAAGCTGTGA
- the PYGO2 gene encoding pygopus homolog 2 produces MKSPEKKRRKSNTQGPAYSHLTEFAPPPTPMVDHLVASNPFEDDFGAPKVGGAAPPFLGSPVPFGGFRVQGGMAGQVPPGYGTAGGGGAQPLRRQPPPFPPNPMGPAFNMPPQGPGYPPAGNMNFPSQPFNQPLGQNFSPPGGQMMAGPVGGFGPIISPTMGQPPRGELGPPSLPQRFAQPGAPFGPSPLQRPGQGLPSLPPNTSPFPGPDPGFPGPGGEDGGKPLNPPAPTAFPQEPHSGSPAAAVNGNQPSFPPNSSGRGGGTPDANSLAPPSKAGGGSGPQPPPGLVYPCGACRSEVNDDQDAILCEASCQKWFHRECTGMTESAYGLLTTEASAVWACDLCLKTKEIQSVYIREGVGQLVAANDG; encoded by the exons ATGAAGAGCCCAGAGAAGAAGCGAAGGAAGTCAAACACTCAG GGCCCTGCATATTCACATCTGACGGAGTTTGCACCACCCCCGACTCCCATGGTGGACCACCTGGTTGCATCCAACCCTTTTGAGGATGACTTCGGAGCCCCTAAGGTGGGGGGTGCAGCCCCTCCATTCCTCGGCAGTCCTGTCCCCTTTGGAGGCTTCCGGGTACAGGGGGGCATGGCAGGCCAGGTACCTCCAGGCTACGGCACTGCGGGTGGAGGGGGCGCTCAGCCTCTTCGTCGACagcctccccctttccctcccaacCCCATGGGCCCTGCTTTCAACATGCCCCCCCAGGGCCCCGGCTACCCACCTGCAGGCAACATGAACTTTCCTAGCCAACCCTTCAACCAGCCTTTGGGTCAGAACTTCAGTCCTCCTGGTGGGCAGATGATGGCAGGCCCAGTGGGGGGATTTGGCCCCATAATCTCACCCACCATGGGACAACCTCCCAGAGGGGAACTgggcccaccttccctcccccaacgCTTTGCCCAGCCAGGAGCACCTTTTGGCCCTTCTCCTCTCCAGAGACCTGGTCAGGGgctccccagcctgccccccaACACAAGTCCCTTCCCTGGCCCAGACCCTGGCTTTCCTGGCCCTGGTGGTGAGGAtgggggaaagcccttgaatccACCTGCCCCCACTGCTTTTCCCCAGGAGCCTCACTCAGGCTCCCCAGCTGCTGCTGTTAATGGGAATCAGCCCAGTTTCCCCCCAAACAGCagtgggcggggtggggggactcCGGACGCCAACAGCCTGGCACCCCCCAGCAAGGCGGGTGGGGGCTCGGGGCCTcagcctcccccaggcctggTGTACCCATGTGGCGCCTGTCGCAGTGAGGTGAACGATGACCAGGACGCCATCCTGTGTGAGGCCTCCTGCCAGAAGTGGTTCCACCGTGAGTGCACAGGCATGACGGAGAGCGCATACGGGCTGCTGACCACCGAGGCCTCTGCCGTCTGGGCTTGCGATCTCTGCCTCAAGACCAAGGAGATCCAGTCTGTGTACATCCGTGAGGGtgtggggcagctggtggctgctAACGATGGGTGA